Part of the Desulfofundulus luciae genome, TGTCCGGCCGCGGAGACAGGATCATCACCATATTTTTTCCTTCCAATTTGGGTTGTCTTTCAATAATGGATAAGTCCTTAACCTGTTCGGCCAGGCGCAGTAAAAGCTGGTGCCCGAGCTGGGTATGCATAATTTCCCGGCCGCGGAACATAATGGTGGCTTTGACCTTGTCGCCGTCTCTTAAAAACCGGGCCGCATTCCTGGCCTTGACCTGAAAGTCATGCTCCTCAATACTTGGGCGCAGCTTGACTTCCTTGATGTTCACGATACGCTGCTTCTTCTTGGCCTCTTTTTCCCGTTTGCTCTGCTCATACTTATACTTGCCGTAATCCATCAGCCGGCAAACCGGGGGTTTGGCCTGGGGGGCAATTTCCACCAGATCAAGCTGTCTTTCCTCCGCCAGCCGCAGGGCTTCCCGTACGGGCATGATACCGAGCTGGTTACCCGAGGGGTCAACGACCCTTACTTCCCTGGCCCGAATTTCCTCATTCACC contains:
- the infC gene encoding translation initiation factor IF-3; this translates as MNEEIRAREVRVVDPSGNQLGIMPVREALRLAEERQLDLVEIAPQAKPPVCRLMDYGKYKYEQSKREKEAKKKQRIVNIKEVKLRPSIEEHDFQVKARNAARFLRDGDKVKATIMFRGREIMHTQLGHQLLLRLAEQVKDLSIIERQPKLEGKNMVMILSPRPDIKPESKQENKPEAQPEIQQG